The genomic interval GAAGTGGCACAAACCCACCACGGCCATGATCCCTGTGTATCAGGAAATTGTGAACCTGTACCCGCAGAACAAGGCCATCTGGATGGCGGTGGCCCGGGCTTACCGCAATGACAAGAACTATTACACCGAATCGGTAGAAACCTACAGCAAGCTGGTCAAGCGTTACCCGGACGATGGCACCATCAAGCGGGAGTGGCTGGGTTTGCTGCTCTCCAGTGAGCGGCATCGGGCCGAGAACCTGCGTTTACTGAAAAAAATGACCGAAGAAGACACGACCGATTTGGACATTCTGGCGGCTTACGGCAAGTTGCTCTCCTATGAGCATAAGCTGGGTGAGGCCATGGACGCCTTTGAATCGGTTCTCAGCCGGAATCCGGAGCATCGGGAAGCTCTGGTGGGCAAGGGATATGTCATCTTGTGGAGCGGTCGCAAGTTGGAAGCCAAAAAATTCTTTCAGGATTTGCGCCAGCAGTATCCTGATGACGTGGATGTGGCCATTGGTCTGGCCCAGACTGAAAAAATGATGGGCCGCTACGATCAGGCCATGAAAATCATTCAGCAAATCAAGCCCCTGATGGATCAAAATCAGGCCGGTTCGGATGCGGTAAAAGCGCCGGAATCCGGTTTTATGCCGCTTCTGGACGCGGGGGCGTCTTACGTGCTGGTAGGCAATACGTCTATCGAGCGTGATTCCTTTCAACGCAATTTGAAGCCGGACTTCCTGATTGAGCCGGTAGGGGTTGTGGATCAGTGCGCTTCCGTGGAGGGCAGTTTGCCGCATGGGAATGCGGGCCTGCCCAAACCGCCGTCTCGACCGGTTGGCTTGCCCATTGGCCAGCAAGAAGCGTCGCGGGTATTGATCGCCGATGCCAGCGCCGATGAGGTGCAATCCTTGCGCTCGGAAATTGACGCCTTTAGCGATGCGGTGGAAACCCTCAAATTGCTTCAGCAAAGTGCCCGTCGGCAGTTGAACACGCTCAACCAGAATATTCGGAGTACGCAGGACGCCGTTCCCGATCAGATGAGTCTACAGGCCCCCGATGAGTCGGGTATGAGTGGCACGTATGTGGCGGATTTTTCCGGTGTGGGCAATCGGTCCGATAATTCGGAAGGCACGGCCAGTCAGACTGCGGGCAACGCGGTTGGCCGCAGTGGCATGACCAGAGCTTATGGTGCCTACACGGCGCTGGATTATGACACTAACCCCCTCTTATCGGGATTGGGTCGCTTCAGGAATGATGATCTGGATGACCTGGAGCGCGGGTTGGCCAACGATTTGCGGCCCATGATCCGCTCCGGGTTTTTATACTCCCGTCAGGGTGGGAACGCTACCACCAACCGGCTTTCCAGTTGGGGATTTCCCAGCCAGTTAAGCCTGTCCCTGACCCCGCAAATTCGGGTTCGGGCCGCCTTTCGGCCCGGTCGCTTCTATCTACCCAATGGGGTTGCGCCGGATAGTACCGCCGGGTTTGAGTATGGCTTTGGCAGCACCATTAAATACTGGGATCGCTTCACTTTGGATGGGGATGTGGCCTTTACCCGCTTTAGCCAGAGTGACAGCACCAACGTGACTTTTCAGGCCCAGGCCCAATACGATTTTACCGATAGCATCCGGGCCAAGGTGGGCATGAGCCGTTTGCCGCAGTACACCTCCCTGTTGACCCTGACTGGTTTAAGACCCGGTCTGGGCGCCTTCCGGGGTGATCTGATCGGTCAGGCCCGTGAAAACAGTATTTACGCTGAACTCAATACCAACCCTTTCAGTCAAAATGTGGACTGGAATCTGGGCTATGCCTGGGCTTGGGTGAATGGTTCCAAAGTCCCCACCAACTACAAGAATCAGGCCTTCACCTCGCTGGGCTATACCTGGCATTACGCGGCCAAGCATCAGGTGCGCGTGGGCTATGAGTTCCTCTATTTTGGCTACAGCAAAAATGCTACCAACGGCTTCTTTGACACAACCGCCGCTGGCGTCACAGATCCGGTGGTCAACCTGAGGCCGGTGACCCTGGCGAATTCAAACTATGTGTTTGGCGGTTATTACAGTCCCAAGCTGTTTATTATGAACGCAGGCCGTCTGGATTTTCGGGGTAGTTTGTTCAACAAGTTTCTGGAATACAAATTCGGTGGCAGCATCGGGGCGCAAACCGTCCGTCTGGGCCATGGCATTCGGGAAGAGGGCAACGGTACCTCTCTCAGCACGGCCTTTGATGCCAACGTGATTTTGAACTTTACGGACTGGCTGGCCGCTTACGGCGATGTGGATTATCTGGACGCGGGCGGACAGTTTAACCGCTGGCGCTTTGGTGGTGGCCTGATCGTTCGACCGCACATCGACGCGCTCTCGCCCATCATTGGTACCAAACCGGCCAAGATGTCTTCCAAATAAATTTAGTATATAATAATTATGTACTTGGTAAGCGTTCGATCAGTAAGTGACGATGAACTCAAAGCCGTTTGAAATTATGCGTTGGGAGTCTCCCGATTCCCCTAGTCTTGAGTTTTTGACCCGCATGATGCATCGAGAGGGGTTGCAGCCTTCTCAAAGTGAATTGGCAGGCCACAGCCGCTCTCTGGAAATGAAATTTCATCAGACCAGAGTGCTGGTCGTGGTGCAAGGCCAGTTACAGTTTGCCTTTCCGGGCTATGGCGTGATTGATGTGGAACCCGGCGATATTCTGGAAATCAACCCCCACGTGCTGCATGATGTGACGGTGAAGGGTTCTCAAACTGCCGTATTGCTTCAATCCTTGCGAGACTTATGATCGATCAGGGCAAACTTGCCTTGATTATTGACCACCCTGATTAAAAGCCACAAAAAACGGGAGCGCCGGTCAGGGCACTCCCGCTTTGCTTGAAAAGCCTGCCAGTCAGTTTAGTAGCGGGCCATGTACCGGTTGATTTCCCAGGGGGTCACATCGGTGCGATAAGCGTCCCACTCAATGGTTTTGGCTTTAATGTACTCGTGGAAGATATGCTCGCCCAAGGCTTCTTTGGCCACGCTGCTGTTTTTCATCTCTTCCAGGGCTTCATACAGGCTACCCGGCAAGGCTGGGATTTTTTGCTCCCGGCGCTCATCGGCGGATAGCTTGTAGATGTTGGCGGTCACTGGGCTGGGGGGCTCAATCTTGTTCTTTACCCCATCCAGGCCCGCCAGCAACATGGCGGCAAAAGCGATGTAGGGGTTGGCCGCCGGATCGGGAGAACGCAGTTCCACGCGGGTGGCGTTGCCCCGTTTGGCCGGTACGCGCAACAGGGCGCTACGGTTGGCCGCGGACCATGCCACGTAAACCGGGGCTTCATAACCTGGCACCAACCGTTTGTAGCTGTTTACCAGCGGGTTGGTAATGGCCGTAATACCCCGAATGTTCTTTAGCAGGCCGCCAATAAAGTGCAGGGAGGTTTCTGACAGTTGATAGTCGCCTTTTTCATCGTAAAAAGCGTTACCGCCCGCCACTTTGGCCAGCGACTGGTTGCAGTGCATCCCGGAACCATTGACCCCAAAGACCGGCTTGGGCATAAAGGAGGCATGCAGGCCATGTTTGGCGGCAATTTGGCGGGTAATAATTTTGACGGTGGTGACGTTGTCAGCCTGAGACAGCGCATCGGAGTATTTAAAGTCAATTTCGTGCTGACCGCTGGCCACTTCGTGGTGATCGGCCTCCATTTCAAAGCCCAGACGCTCCAGGGTGTCCACGATTTCGCCCCGAACGATTTCACCCAGATCATCCGGCCCGATGTCGTAGTATCCGGCGGCATCATGGGTTTCGGTAGAGGGGGTACCATCCTCGTTGCGCTTAAACAGGAAAAACTCCAGTTCAGGGCCAACGTTGTAGATGTAGCCCAGTTTTTGGGCTTCTTGCAGCACCCGCTTCAGGTTATTCCGGGGGCAACCATCAAACGGGGTGCCGTCCGGGTTGTAAATGTCGCAAATCACCCGACCGACCACCCGATCGCCCTCGGTTTGAGGCATCACAGAGAAGGTGCTGAGATCCGGGTAAAAGTACATATCGGAAGTTTCAATGGTGCGAAAGCCGGCGATGGAGGAGCCATCCAGCATAATTTCATTGTTCAGGGCCTTTTCCAGCTGATCCACATGGATACCCATGCTTTTGGGCATGCCGTGGATGTCCACGAATTGCAGCCGGATCAGTTTAACTTTTTTCTCTTTGGCCTCTTTTAAAATATCTGCCACGGAGCGAGAGGGCCGTCCAGTCGGCACGGGGAGTTCGAGGTTCATCATTCCAGATTCCTTAATTAAACACACGTAACGGTCTAGAATCGCTGAGAGTACCTGCGGAAATTTAGCGCTCTATGGACGACTATTGTATCTTAAAGTACCCTGCCCTGCTATTAAGGTGAAGGGTTCGCAATGTTTGAGACCGGTTCGCCTTTGTTTGAGCTGCACGCAGTTTTGCAAACGTGTTTTCAGGGCAGCCTCCACTTAACAAATTGCAGGCGCTGATCCATCAATCAATAAGTCAAAATGGTGCGTTGATCCACAAAAACCGGAAAAGGATCGCTCTCCAGGGTGTTTTGTCCCTGTTGAACTTGCAGGGAGAGTGTTTTTTGATCGGGAGAGAGTTTGATGTTGGCAATGAGTGGGTCCGGTTTTTGGGGATCGGCTTTGGATAAGGGGCTGGGGGTGCCTTCTTTTGCCAGATTGATATCGGGCAGGCTGACTGGATGGGCCTCAAAGACCAGTAGGCGTTTATTGCGCTGGGTTAAGCTAAAGCACTTGTGGGAGGGTTTGCTGGGGTCGCTTGCCGGTTGGCAGGGGCTGGGCTGTAGAAGGTAAATGCCTGTGGGGATAGGGCCCTGGTTGGTCTGAAATGCCATGGGAATGCGGATTAAAGGATAGGGGCTGGCTGGCGGGTCCTTGGGGCCCGTTTTGGATTCGTTTGGGGCTTGGCTGGCGCCCGGTGTTTCCTTGGCGGCTTTTTTTTCGAAGGGCCAAAACCACTTTTTGCCCTCGTCTTTTTCCGGTTTTGTGCTGACGTCTTTTTCCGGCGTGGTTTGTTTTTGGGGAAAATAGACCGGTTCCGGCCAGTTTTCTTCGGGGCTATTGGCAAAGCCCACCGGGCCAATACACGCACACACCAAAATAATTAAAGTTTTACTGCCAATGGACCGATAAAAAGCCTGACCCCCTGAAATCGGTGAGTGTTGCATTATGAAACTGGATAAGCAGCAAATTATTCTGATCACAACCAAGTACCTGTCCTATTTCATCAATATCATTATTATTGCGGCCATTGCTGGTGTTGTGGCCGGATGGATTTATATGCTGTACCAGTCGGCCATCAGCTAACTGCTGTTACTTACCGTTGGGTTTATTTTCAGTGTAATTGGATTGAGTGCTTTTGCCATCCGATAACTGAAGGAAGGGCTGGGGTATAATGGGCCTGTTGGAATTTGCGATGGTACGGCATAAGTCAGCGTTTAGGCTTTTCCTGATTGCCCTTGGGTCGTGCCCTGGATGGAAACATGCTGGATATTAAACTGATTCGAGAAAACCCCGATGCTGTTAATCAGGCCCTGAAACGCCGGAAGCCGGATTTGTCCGTGGATGCCATACTGGCCCTGGACGCTCGGCGTCGGGAGTTGCTTCAGGAAGAAGAGTCTTTGAGAAGTCAACGTAATCAGATTACCCAGCAAATTGCCCAGGCCAAAAAAGAAGGTCGCGACACCGAGGCGATTCAGCAGCAAACCCGTGCCCTGGCTGATCGGATTAAGGACATTGAAGCCCAAAAGGAAGCGCTGGCGGAGCAACAATCTGCCTTGTTGCTGGAAATTCCCAATATGCCCTTGCCAGAAACGCCCGATGGGGCCGATGAGTCCGAAAATGTGGTGCTACGAACCTGGGGCGATGAATTCAAATCCCGTTACTGCCCGGACACGTTGCCGCATTATGAAATTGGGGCCAATCTGGGCATTCTGGACTTTGAGCGAGGCGTCAAAATCGCCCAGTCCCGCTTTTCGGTGATGCGGGGGGAAGGCTCCCGGCTGGAGCGGGCCCTGATTAACTTTATGCTGGATACGCATACCGAGCGGGGTTACGAGGAAGTGTTGCCGCCCTTTCTGGTCAACCGGCAAGCCATGACCGGTACGGGCCAGCTGCCCAAGTTTGAAGCCGATATGTTCCGCTGCAAGGATGACGAGTTGTTCCTGATTCCCACGGCGGAAGTGCCGGTGACCAACCTGTACGCCGGAGAATTGCTGTCCGAGGATCAACTGCCCCTGAACATGACGGCCTATACCCCGTGCTTCCGTCGGGAAGCGGGCAGTGCGGGCAAAGATACCCGTGGGTTGATTCGTCAGCACCAATTCGACAAGATTGAGCTGGTCAAGCTGTGCAGGCCGGAGGACAGCCCTGCGGAGCATCTGAAATTGCTGGAAGATGCCGAAATGATCCTGCAAAAGCTGGAGTTGCCCTATCGAGTAGTGGCCCTCTGCGCTGGAGATATCGGGTTTTCCGCCGCCCGGTGCTTTGATATCGAGGTGTGGATGCCTGCGCAGGGCGTTTATCGGGAAATTTCCAGTTGCAGCACTTTTACAGACTTTCAGGCCCGTCGTATTGGCCTGAAATACCGCTCTGAAGCCACTGGTAAGCCTGCGTTTGTGCATACCATCAACGGTTCCGGCTTGGCCGTGGGTCGTACCTTGGCCGCCATTCTGGAAAATTATCAAATCAGTCATCAGGAGGTAGCCATTCCTGAGGTGCTGCGCCCATACTTCAGGAACGGTTCAACCCGACTGTGCGCCCCAAGAAGCAAGGAACTGGTATGAGCATTCCTCCACAAGCATCTTCTCCTGACGTCTCCGGATCATCCTCTGGCCCTGTCTCGGGCGGGATAGACCTGGATATCTTTCTGAGAATGGCTGTGGCCCAGGGTGTCTCCGATATCCACGTTCGGGCGGGGGCCGCCCCGGTGATGCGTAAGGATGGCGACATGTTGCCAACCAAAATGCCACCGCTGTCGGAGTTGGACATTCAAAATTTCGCCAAAAGCATTATTCCCGAAAAAACCCTGCCCCGGCTTAAAAATCGGACGGATTTTGACTTCAGCTTTATGCTGGATAACAGCTGTCGCTTCCGGGTCAACCTGTTTTACGAAATGGGGCGGCTGGGGCTGGTGATGCGTTTGATCCCCCTGCAAATTCCCACGCTGGATGATTTGGGGCATCCTCCGGTGATTAGCCGTTTTGCGGACTTGCACAAGGGGCTGGTGCTGGTCACCGGCCCTACCGGCTCGGGGAAGTCCACCACGTTGGCCGCCTTGCTCAATACCATTAACCGTACCCGGTACAAGCACATCGTCACTCTGGAAGACCCGGTGGAGTACGTTTACCAGAGCGACAAGAGCGTGGTCACCCAGCGACAGTTGGGGATGGACACAGACACCTTTCCCAATGGCATCAAGTACGCCTTGCGGCAGGACCCCGATGTCATTCTAATAGGCGAGATGCGGGATCGGGAAACCATGATGGCCGCCTTGCACGCGGCGGAGACCGGTCACGTGGTCTTTTCGACCCTTCACACCACGGATTCGGTGCAGACCATAAACCGGATCATCAATGCCTTTGAGCCTTACGAGCGTGACTCCATCCGTAACCAATTGGCGGGCGTGCTGCAAGGTACAGTTTCTCAGCGTTTGGTTAAAAAAGCCGAAGGCAAGGGCCGGGTGGCTGTGTCTGAAGTTATGGTGGTTTCACCGGCCATTCGCGATTATATTTTGCGGGATGAAATGGGCGAAATTTATCAGTTGTTGAACAATGCCGAGTTTGAGGGGGCCCACAGCCTCAACCATTCTCTGCATAATGCGTTTCGCAATGGTTTGATTACGCCCGAAGACGCGCTGGAGACCTCCGAGAACCCGACCGAGCTTCAACAGATGCTACGCGGGGCGTTCCACGGCAGTTCCACTTTTTGAGGAAGGCCTTGAGGAAGGCCTAAGGTTGAGCTTTCAGGGTGTTGACGGATTCTATTGACGGTAAGGACTTCCTTTTCCCGGTCAAAACCGCTACAATTAATATAGTAATAAGCTGTTTGAGGCGGTTAATCCACTTGTAATGGCGTATTACATTGGCCCGAAGCCGGCGTGCTTTTTGTTCATGAGCCTTCCGGCTTTGGTTTCGTCTCAAATGGTTTTGTGAAAGTCGTTTTTAGAGTTGAGTTAGCAGATTTAGCCAATCAGGGAGAAATCAGCATGGTGTTTGTACCCCGGATTCAGCGTTTGTTGAGCGTTTTGTTGGCTTGCGCGTTGATGGCTGTCAGTGGGTTTGGTGGCGGCACCAGTGCATTCGCTGCCAGCCGCCATCAGTCGGCTCAGTCCAGTTTGCTCAGCATTTCGGGGGTTCAGGTGAGCCCGGATGGCAGCGGGCTTGTTCTGGAGGCCAACCGTGTTTTTACCGGGGTGGAAACCCGGAATTTTACGGTTTTAAAACTGCCCTCTCCCTACCGCATTGTGCTGGATATTCCCAACGCCCGGTTGGCCGGTGGGCAAAACGTCTTCCGCATTAATCAACAGGGTATTGACCGGGTTGAACTCAGTGATACGCAAAGTCCTTTTTACAGTTCGGTTCGGGCCACCATTTATGTGGACAACAATCAGACCCTGGCCCGACTGACCCCGGAATTTGAAGGAAAAACCCTCAAGGTGCTGGGCTTGGCGCCGGCATCACTTTCCCCGGCCCAGATCGCCTCCACCAGTTTTGTGGCCAAGCCCGCCGTGCAAGCGGGCAAGGTGGCTCAGCCCTTGCCTCCTGTGGCCAAGCCTGCCGTGAAGATACCCGCTCAGCCGCCTGTTTTGGCGACGCTTCCTCCCAAGCCGGAAACGCAAACCCCGGCCGTGCAAACCACCATTCTCAATACGCCGGTCCCTGCCGGGACGGCCATCATTGAAAGCATCCAGGTGCGGGACAACAAGTTGTTCATTCAGTCGGTGGCAGGCACGACCTTGCGCATCAAGAAGCGCTTTACCCTGAGCGATCCCAGTCGTCTGGTGCTGGAGCTGGAGGGTGCTGTATTGCGCAGTCGTCAGTTGCTGGAACCCATTAGCACCCGACTGCCTGAAATGCGTCAGGTTCGGGTGGGTCAATTTGATGAGAATACGGTTCGTGTTGTGATTGAGTCCAGCGATCCTGACCAGCTGGAGGCCATTTACAATGGCGGCGAGAGAAATCTGCTGGCCCTGACCCCGGATTCTGGAACCTCTATCACCAAGCTCTCGGCGAATACCCAGTTGGGTGAGGTGCAAAGTATCGACCTGCGACGGGAAGGGGGCAATACCATTCTGCGGTTGGCTGCCAGCACCCCCATTGTGCATCGTTTCCTGAAGAAAGACGATCGGCTGGTGCTGGACTTGCTGAATCAGGCCGCTCATCCCACCAACATCAACTTTGATGCCCGTCAGTACCCTGAAATTGAGAAAATGCGTCTGGAGCCCCTGACCGAAGGTCAGCCCAACAGCAAATTGGCCATTCAGCTGGTGCAGGCCGATACCCGGATCATTCCCTCCATTTCCGATGATGGCAAAGTGCTGGAACTGCAAATCTCCGCCGATCGCGTGGCGAAAAGCACGGGCGCTTTCCCCAATCTGGCGGGCTTGGCTGCTGCCGGCAAGGCCCCTTTTCCCGCCCGAATCGTGGTGGACGCCGGCCATGGCGGTAAAGATTTTGGAGCCATGCGGGGGGGCGTGAACGAGAAAGACCTGAACTTGTCTTTGGCTTTGATGTTGCGAGATGCGCTGGAGGCCAAAGGGTTTAAAGTGTTTATGACCCGCAGCACGGATGAGTTTTTGCCCTTGCCTAAAATTACGGCCATTACCAACCAGATTCGTCCGGATCTGTTTATCAGCATTCACCACAATGCCTCGGTTAATGCGGCGGCCAATGGCATAGAAACTTACTACTATACGCCCCAAAGCATTGCCTTGGCCCGAAGCGTGCATAACCGGGAGATTAACGCGGTGAGCGCCCGGGATGGCGGGGTCAAGAAGGCCATGTTTTACGTGATTCACCACACCAACGTACCGGCTATTTTGTGTGAGGTGGGTTATGTGTCCAACCCTAATGAGCTGACGGCCTTACAGACCTATGAGCGTAAGTCCAAAACCGCTCGATCCATTGCGGATGGTGTTGTAGACTATTTGAAAACCCGAGTGTCCGCCAACGCAGTAAAGTAGCCACTGAATGAATCAACCCCTGCCATTTTCTCCCCAGCACACCGCTCAAAATCCGATTGGGGTATTTGATTCCGGGCTGGGGGGGCTGCGGGTTCTGGATCGTCTGATGCAAACCTTGCCTGACGAGCGATTTGTGTACCTCGGCGATACCTTGCACATGCCCTATGGGGAGAAAACCCAGGCTCAGGTGACCGAATATCTGTCCGCCTCCCTGCACTGGCTGTTTGAGCGGCATCAGGTCAAGATGATGGTGGTGGCCTGTAATACCGCGGCATCGGTGGCTCCCCAATTGTTCAGCCGTTATCCGGGTGTGCCTTTTGTGGATCCGGTGACGCCCATTTGCCGATGGCTGGCCACTACTAGGCAGTATCGCACCGTGGGGGTGATGGCCACGCCGGCCACGGTGGCGTCCAACCGGTATCAGATTTTGCTGGATGACTTGAACGCCCCTGTTTTGCTTTCACAGGTGGGATGCGATCATCTGGCCTCCCTGATTGAAGCGGGACAAGGGGAAACGCCTGCCTGTCATGCTTTATTGCGCCAGTATTTGCGTCCATTGCAGGATCGGGGGGCGGAGGCCATTGTGCTGGGTTGCACCCATTACCCCTATGTCATGGATCAGGTGGCCGCTCTGTCACCCAACGCGGATGTTCTGGATCCGGCGGTATTTATGGCCCTGGATGCCAAGCGGTTGCTGGCTGAGCATCAGCTGGCCAATCCGCAGGTGACCGGTCGTCCCATTGCGGAGGTGGATTATTTTGTCACCGCCGAACCGGATCGTTTCTATGAAACCAGTCGCCGCATGCCCTTTCAGGCTTTGGCCATGAAGCACCCCACGGTGGTCAGTATTCCGGCGCTCTCTCTGCCCTCTTAACGGTGCTTCTTGTTTTGAACCTCAGGCAAGGCAGCCTTCCCCAGACGTTTGTAAAACGGCGTGCCGCTTACACAGACTATGGATTTGCTTTTGCGAAGTTGCCCGGCATCCATCTTGAACTCGCTGTACTCGAACAATTACAAACGTCTGGGGAAGGCTGTCTGGCCTGGTTTTAATCAGATCCGCCGTTAATGCTTGGCCGGGGGTGGTGTGGCGGCGCTGGCATCCTCTTTTTGGGCCGCTTCGCTGTTATGGCCCACTGCTAATGGATTGCCAGCGGGTGAGTGGCCACTGGTTTCTGCGCTCACCTCGGCGGCAGCCGCTTTTGCCCCGGGTACGGGCTTTAATATGTTGGATAACCAGGCTTCAATCTGTAGACCCACCCCGGGCTGATTGCCCAGCATTTCGGCCCCTTCCCCGATTTTTTCGTAAACCTGCAAGGTTTTGGGGCCGGTAATCCAGTTATACATGTGCTGGGCCTGGCTGTGTGATTCCTTGAAGTCATGGTTACTGAGGATCAGGGTGGGGTTGCCGTATTCCAGTAACCCCCGGCTGGCGTCGATGCCCTTGAACTCAATACCGGGGGACAGAAGCACCAGCGCTTTGACCTCGGTACTGTTTTTACCGGCAAACGTTGCCACGTTGGCTCCCAGTTTTTCCCCGATGAGCGCCACTTGGCTCCCGTCCACCTCCGGGTAATCTTCTCCTTTTTTAAAATACTGAATCACCTGGATGATATCGCGATGCAGGTTTTTCCACTGCTCGGGCTGCAGCAAGCGCCAACTGACCCGACGCTTCCAGGTGGTGATGGTGCTTTTGCCGTGGCCCCGCAGGTCCATGGCGTAAACGGCATAACCGGCTTTGGTCAGGGTGGCCGGTAAGTCGCTCCAGGCCAGATGATCCCGGTTGAGGCCGTGCAGTAAAATAACCAGCGGGTACTTGGGGCCCTGATACGCTTCACTGTCGGGGATGTCATTTTCTCCCGGCTCGCTCAGGCTGGGATCGTATAAACGACCGTAGATGACCAGTTGATCCGAAAGCGGGATGGAAACTTCCTCAAAGGGTAGGTCATGCATGGCTTTGGGCAGTAGCATGCGCTCATCGGCAGGCTCGGCCGGCTCAGCGTTTTCCTCGGCGGTAGCCTCTTCGGTTGTGGCTTCTTCTCCTTTGTTGCCATGGGCTTTGTCAGTGGGGGCGGGTTTGTCCCAGGGCATGGGGGGCAGTTTCATTTCGCAGCCGCTCCAGGTGATGGAGCTCATTAATAGCAGGAGTAGG from Vampirovibrio chlorellavorus carries:
- a CDS encoding tetratricopeptide repeat protein codes for the protein MALSIGLGVSAQAITPATITGTGAMQWRYPQADSNPLPEDASQEAIEFQGLALEDSHRYQRLYESPQEGQLLALAKTPNRPATKASGGGSSVLKQGISNYNRGFVAKAIPLFEQATRQNPQSEEAFLWLARAYQKQGTPADFTKAKAAYQQVLQLNPKQVEALSNLGEMWSWDPAMRAEAVTLLQRASQLNPREAGISKKLAQALFWQGNAMDALRYAAPIATIYRDDKKFMADYAQMLSLTGHAEEALKIYSTLLQSEGGRQNASLSIQQARALLGSGQKQKAQALYEAITRDIAKTPLANDADTIQSLSSLAFDLGLYAESFQWDQTLPAAVQRTKDTQLRQARALTRLFRVPEAIDRFHRLYEAGLLNAGEKLEYAEYLRTLNLSPDAMPAPELVEKLYTEAAAESPDDPEVALRIGRLYAEQNRFDEALKRYQQALSHPALQNSASVQKEFLDFIKTDKSQPAVVEDLFKNLIAQNPDDVATKSAYAEFLSWQPDRRAEALRLYVELGKTDIANTEAWESRIEEVLKWHKPTTAMIPVYQEIVNLYPQNKAIWMAVARAYRNDKNYYTESVETYSKLVKRYPDDGTIKREWLGLLLSSERHRAENLRLLKKMTEEDTTDLDILAAYGKLLSYEHKLGEAMDAFESVLSRNPEHREALVGKGYVILWSGRKLEAKKFFQDLRQQYPDDVDVAIGLAQTEKMMGRYDQAMKIIQQIKPLMDQNQAGSDAVKAPESGFMPLLDAGASYVLVGNTSIERDSFQRNLKPDFLIEPVGVVDQCASVEGSLPHGNAGLPKPPSRPVGLPIGQQEASRVLIADASADEVQSLRSEIDAFSDAVETLKLLQQSARRQLNTLNQNIRSTQDAVPDQMSLQAPDESGMSGTYVADFSGVGNRSDNSEGTASQTAGNAVGRSGMTRAYGAYTALDYDTNPLLSGLGRFRNDDLDDLERGLANDLRPMIRSGFLYSRQGGNATTNRLSSWGFPSQLSLSLTPQIRVRAAFRPGRFYLPNGVAPDSTAGFEYGFGSTIKYWDRFTLDGDVAFTRFSQSDSTNVTFQAQAQYDFTDSIRAKVGMSRLPQYTSLLTLTGLRPGLGAFRGDLIGQARENSIYAELNTNPFSQNVDWNLGYAWAWVNGSKVPTNYKNQAFTSLGYTWHYAAKHQVRVGYEFLYFGYSKNATNGFFDTTAAGVTDPVVNLRPVTLANSNYVFGGYYSPKLFIMNAGRLDFRGSLFNKFLEYKFGGSIGAQTVRLGHGIREEGNGTSLSTAFDANVILNFTDWLAAYGDVDYLDAGGQFNRWRFGGGLIVRPHIDALSPIIGTKPAKMSSK
- a CDS encoding cupin domain-containing protein — encoded protein: MMHREGLQPSQSELAGHSRSLEMKFHQTRVLVVVQGQLQFAFPGYGVIDVEPGDILEINPHVLHDVTVKGSQTAVLLQSLRDL
- the glnA gene encoding type I glutamate--ammonia ligase, which encodes MNLELPVPTGRPSRSVADILKEAKEKKVKLIRLQFVDIHGMPKSMGIHVDQLEKALNNEIMLDGSSIAGFRTIETSDMYFYPDLSTFSVMPQTEGDRVVGRVICDIYNPDGTPFDGCPRNNLKRVLQEAQKLGYIYNVGPELEFFLFKRNEDGTPSTETHDAAGYYDIGPDDLGEIVRGEIVDTLERLGFEMEADHHEVASGQHEIDFKYSDALSQADNVTTVKIITRQIAAKHGLHASFMPKPVFGVNGSGMHCNQSLAKVAGGNAFYDEKGDYQLSETSLHFIGGLLKNIRGITAITNPLVNSYKRLVPGYEAPVYVAWSAANRSALLRVPAKRGNATRVELRSPDPAANPYIAFAAMLLAGLDGVKNKIEPPSPVTANIYKLSADERREQKIPALPGSLYEALEEMKNSSVAKEALGEHIFHEYIKAKTIEWDAYRTDVTPWEINRYMARY
- the serS gene encoding serine--tRNA ligase, which encodes MLDIKLIRENPDAVNQALKRRKPDLSVDAILALDARRRELLQEEESLRSQRNQITQQIAQAKKEGRDTEAIQQQTRALADRIKDIEAQKEALAEQQSALLLEIPNMPLPETPDGADESENVVLRTWGDEFKSRYCPDTLPHYEIGANLGILDFERGVKIAQSRFSVMRGEGSRLERALINFMLDTHTERGYEEVLPPFLVNRQAMTGTGQLPKFEADMFRCKDDELFLIPTAEVPVTNLYAGELLSEDQLPLNMTAYTPCFRREAGSAGKDTRGLIRQHQFDKIELVKLCRPEDSPAEHLKLLEDAEMILQKLELPYRVVALCAGDIGFSAARCFDIEVWMPAQGVYREISSCSTFTDFQARRIGLKYRSEATGKPAFVHTINGSGLAVGRTLAAILENYQISHQEVAIPEVLRPYFRNGSTRLCAPRSKELV
- a CDS encoding type IV pilus twitching motility protein PilT; this translates as MSIPPQASSPDVSGSSSGPVSGGIDLDIFLRMAVAQGVSDIHVRAGAAPVMRKDGDMLPTKMPPLSELDIQNFAKSIIPEKTLPRLKNRTDFDFSFMLDNSCRFRVNLFYEMGRLGLVMRLIPLQIPTLDDLGHPPVISRFADLHKGLVLVTGPTGSGKSTTLAALLNTINRTRYKHIVTLEDPVEYVYQSDKSVVTQRQLGMDTDTFPNGIKYALRQDPDVILIGEMRDRETMMAALHAAETGHVVFSTLHTTDSVQTINRIINAFEPYERDSIRNQLAGVLQGTVSQRLVKKAEGKGRVAVSEVMVVSPAIRDYILRDEMGEIYQLLNNAEFEGAHSLNHSLHNAFRNGLITPEDALETSENPTELQQMLRGAFHGSSTF
- a CDS encoding N-acetylmuramoyl-L-alanine amidase → MVFVPRIQRLLSVLLACALMAVSGFGGGTSAFAASRHQSAQSSLLSISGVQVSPDGSGLVLEANRVFTGVETRNFTVLKLPSPYRIVLDIPNARLAGGQNVFRINQQGIDRVELSDTQSPFYSSVRATIYVDNNQTLARLTPEFEGKTLKVLGLAPASLSPAQIASTSFVAKPAVQAGKVAQPLPPVAKPAVKIPAQPPVLATLPPKPETQTPAVQTTILNTPVPAGTAIIESIQVRDNKLFIQSVAGTTLRIKKRFTLSDPSRLVLELEGAVLRSRQLLEPISTRLPEMRQVRVGQFDENTVRVVIESSDPDQLEAIYNGGERNLLALTPDSGTSITKLSANTQLGEVQSIDLRREGGNTILRLAASTPIVHRFLKKDDRLVLDLLNQAAHPTNINFDARQYPEIEKMRLEPLTEGQPNSKLAIQLVQADTRIIPSISDDGKVLELQISADRVAKSTGAFPNLAGLAAAGKAPFPARIVVDAGHGGKDFGAMRGGVNEKDLNLSLALMLRDALEAKGFKVFMTRSTDEFLPLPKITAITNQIRPDLFISIHHNASVNAAANGIETYYYTPQSIALARSVHNREINAVSARDGGVKKAMFYVIHHTNVPAILCEVGYVSNPNELTALQTYERKSKTARSIADGVVDYLKTRVSANAVK